CCATTACCCCACCAACTAGCTAATGCGCCGCGGGCCCATCTGTAAGTGACAGCAAAAGCCGCCTTTCAACTTTCTACCATGTGATAAAAAGTATTATTCGGTATTAGCTCCGGTTTCCCGGGGTTATCCCAATCTTACAGGCAGGTTGCCCACGTGTTACTCACCCGTCCGCCGCTCGTTCCACAAGCTCACGCCCCGAAGGGCGATTGCTTGCTTCCCGCGCTCGACTTGCATGTATTAGGCACGCCGCCAGCGTTCGTCCTGAGCCAAGATCAAACTCTCCAAAAAAGTTTGAATAGAATCGACACCAATCAATTCTATCGTTGGTCTTAGCTTTGTTTCGTTGCTTGACATACTTGATTGTTTGTTCAGTTTTCAAGGAGCAATTTCACCCTTTGTCGTTTTTAGCGACAAGATATAATTTACCATGCATACAATTATTTGTCAACAGATTTCTAAAAACAATTTAAAACTTTTATGTAATGTTTCATATTGCCGATAAAACTTGCTGACAACATGAAATAATATAGCATATATTTTGTATTAATTCAACAAAAAATACAAAAAAACAACATTTATGTTATAAAATAATAAATGTCGAATCACACCTAAATCTCATTCTGTTTACCTGTTTCCTCTATTTCCGCTAATTCCAATAAAATAATCAAAAAGCTATCCATCTGAGTTTGGTTTGGACAGCTTCTGACAATTCTTGTGAAGCTATTCGTTATTGGTTATTTGAACGCTTTGGCATATATTTTAAACACTCTTTCTCGCTAGCTACCCTGCGAAATAATTGAAACAGGAGGGAATACCTTTCTCTCATTGACTGTTTTACCATCTGATCAATACGGTGGTCTTCTAAATCCATCAACAATTCTTCCATTTCCCTTTTCACCATGTATTCTATTTCTTTTTGCTCTGTATCGTTAATTAATAATCCTAACATTTTTATCACCTAAACCCTCTCAAGCAAAAATAGCCATAATTTTCATCCATTTTTCTCAGTTATGTTTTATACCCATGTAACACATTAATTCGTAAAAAATGTAGAATTAAGTCGGTTAGCAGAAAACAATCTGACTAGGCATTTAACTGTTCGCTTTTTATAACGCTGTTTTCAATTGTTTCCGACACAAAATCCATACACTGTGACGTAAATTCATTTGAGTTTTTATCAACTGCAATGAATTTAGCAACAAACAATGCGAAAACACCCTTTAATAATTACCCTTCCTATTCCCTTCTTTTGTCTTTTTTCATCCTTTTTCTACTTTCTTTTATCTAATAGCTTGTTCATATTTACCAATCTCATTCATAAACTATATACAAGAGTAAAGGGGGATTCATATGGGGTATTTTTATGTGTGGCATTTTTCACGATGGAAAAGGTTTCTTTACATCCTTTTATTTGCATTAATCGCTGCTGTTATTATTTGGTCTGAAAGCACCGGCAGTTATTCTGTATTTTCTACATCCGATGAGCCAGCAGCATTTGTAAAGGGAAGCTCAAAGGAACCTAATATTGCTTTAACATTTAACATAAGCTGGGGGGAGGAAAAGGTATTTGATATTCTCAAACAGCTAAAAGAAGAGGATGTACAGGCCACATTCTTTGTAAGCGGGGAATGGGCGGAACGACATCCGGACATACTTGAAAAAATTAAAAAAAATAATCATGAGCTTGGTATGCTTGGATATCGATATAAAAGTTATCTTGAACAGGAAATGGATCAAGTCAAAAAGGATTTGCTGCACGCAAAGGAAATTTTTAAGAAACTCGGATATGAAAATGTTACATTAATGCGTGCACCAAGCGGGCACATTAACAAAGAAATCATTAAAATGGCTGAGGGCTTAGGATTGAAGGTAGTTCATTGGAAGGTTGATGCGGATGACTGGGAGAACCCTGGTACACAGAAAATAGTTGATACGATTTTAAAGGAAACGTCAAATGGCGATGTGATATTATTACATGCATCCGATTCAGTAAAGCAAACTGCCAGCGCGCTTGACCAGATTTTACCAGAATTAAAAAATAAGGGATTTAAATTTGTTCCGGTATCTGAACTTTATAATCAGGCCCATTCTAAAGCAGAGCTGGTTAAATAAGTGCTTACGTTTTATAACTGTCTCATCTTTTAAAAATCGCACAAGGATATCCGTTAAGTTGCGGATATCCTTGTGCGTTAAGGTATACACTTATCCTTTTTTTGACTTTGTGTTTGCCTTTTGTTCTTTTTGTTCTGGATTCGTTAAGCGGTGCAGCACCAGTAGTTGATATGTATTACATACAAGTAAAGGTATAATCATTAACCAGGCGTAATCGGTACCGCTTGTCCGCAGACCCGGAACCCACTCGACTGCCGTCATCACGACCATTAAAAATAATGCCGGTACAAATGCCCGCTGATTTGTCTGCTTGGCCTTGATTTTTGCAATGATCCATCCATATACGAGGATTGCTGCAGACATTAGTATGTATAGGCCAAGTGAATCCTTGCCATTAGCGTTGTATGGAAAATAGACCAAATCAAACACAACAAAGGCAACTAATAACACTTGCACTGTCGGCCAGAATGAACGAAAAAATCCTAAACCAAATTGATTTATAAATAAATAAGCAAAAAAGCCTGTCTGACTGATCAAACTAAAAACAAACCCAAGTCCGAGAAAGAACAGGACTACGCCCAGCAATTGAAAGAAATCAACTGGATCTAACACTCTTGTGTAGGATGCTGTTTTCACAAAAAAACTGGTAATTAGACCAGCCACTCCACCCAGTATTAATGTTTTTAAAAACAATCCCACCCATTTACGACTATTCACAATCATATCCTCCTGCATAAACTAGACATATTTATTTTTTAATACCATATATGTTTAAATTATATTCATCCGTATTTTACCATGAAACCAAGCATTTTTCCTTAACGAAGTGCATATTTTCCCTCCATTATTCGCATATTAACGTTGTAGAGGAAGGAGGATTTGAAGATGCTTCGGTTATTTTTTGTATTCATTATTGGACTTTCCTGTTTAACTCTTGGTGCATGTTCAAGCGAAAGTGCGGCAAGTAAGGATGTCGATTATGATGCAACCAAAAAAATGGTTGTAGATATACTTCAAACTGACGACGGGAAAAAGGCTTTACAAAAAATATTAAAAGACGAAAAAATGAAGCAAAGTTTAGTCATCGATGCTGATGTCGTGC
This Virgibacillus phasianinus DNA region includes the following protein-coding sequences:
- a CDS encoding KinB-signaling pathway activation protein — protein: MNSRKWVGLFLKTLILGGVAGLITSFFVKTASYTRVLDPVDFFQLLGVVLFFLGLGFVFSLISQTGFFAYLFINQFGLGFFRSFWPTVQVLLVAFVVFDLVYFPYNANGKDSLGLYILMSAAILVYGWIIAKIKAKQTNQRAFVPALFLMVVMTAVEWVPGLRTSGTDYAWLMIIPLLVCNTYQLLVLHRLTNPEQKEQKANTKSKKG
- the pdaB gene encoding polysaccharide deacetylase family sporulation protein PdaB; protein product: MGYFYVWHFSRWKRFLYILLFALIAAVIIWSESTGSYSVFSTSDEPAAFVKGSSKEPNIALTFNISWGEEKVFDILKQLKEEDVQATFFVSGEWAERHPDILEKIKKNNHELGMLGYRYKSYLEQEMDQVKKDLLHAKEIFKKLGYENVTLMRAPSGHINKEIIKMAEGLGLKVVHWKVDADDWENPGTQKIVDTILKETSNGDVILLHASDSVKQTASALDQILPELKNKGFKFVPVSELYNQAHSKAELVK